Proteins encoded in a region of the Streptomyces sp. NBC_00513 genome:
- a CDS encoding reverse transcriptase domain-containing protein, protein MEQCLERCWKRDWVVEFDIAKFFDSVPWDLLVKAVGAHTDAVWVKLYVRRWLAAPLAMPDGSLLEREKGTPQGAPVSPVMANLFLHYAFDMWMARNFRDVQFERYADDAVMHCVSERQAREVLATLTDRMAEVGLRLHPNKTRIVYCKDGKRRGSYEHTAFTFLGCTFRARRGRNRHGRQFLSFNPAVSREALNKMGREVRSWHLHTRSDMSFHELACRINPVVAGWINYYGRFRPWELIPFVMRINVYLVRWIRQKYKRLAAKRKALAKMQEIARRHPRMFAHWRLTPTVSAMQI, encoded by the coding sequence GTGGAACAATGCCTGGAGCGTTGTTGGAAGCGGGACTGGGTGGTGGAGTTCGACATCGCCAAGTTCTTCGACAGCGTCCCCTGGGACCTGCTGGTCAAGGCGGTGGGTGCGCACACCGATGCCGTCTGGGTGAAGTTGTATGTGCGGCGGTGGCTGGCTGCCCCGCTCGCCATGCCTGACGGCTCCCTGCTGGAACGGGAGAAGGGGACCCCGCAAGGGGCTCCGGTTTCTCCCGTGATGGCGAACCTGTTCCTGCACTACGCGTTCGACATGTGGATGGCCCGCAACTTCCGGGACGTCCAGTTCGAGCGGTACGCGGATGACGCGGTGATGCACTGCGTCTCCGAGCGTCAGGCCCGCGAGGTGCTGGCCACGCTCACGGACAGAATGGCTGAGGTCGGGCTGCGTCTGCACCCGAACAAGACCCGGATCGTCTACTGCAAGGATGGCAAGCGCCGCGGCTCCTACGAGCACACGGCGTTCACGTTCCTCGGGTGCACGTTCCGCGCCAGACGAGGCCGGAACCGGCACGGCAGGCAGTTCCTGTCGTTCAACCCGGCGGTCAGCAGGGAAGCCCTGAACAAGATGGGGCGGGAGGTGCGTTCCTGGCACCTGCACACCCGCTCGGATATGTCCTTCCACGAGCTCGCATGCAGGATCAACCCTGTCGTAGCGGGCTGGATCAACTACTACGGACGTTTCAGACCGTGGGAGCTGATCCCCTTCGTGATGCGTATCAACGTCTACCTGGTGCGCTGGATCCGCCAGAAGTACAAACGGCTCGCGGCGAAGCGGAAGGCCCTCGCGAAGATGCAGGAGATCGCACGGCGACACCCCCGCATGTTCGCGCACTGGCGCCTGACCCCAACCGTGTCCGCCATGCAGATCTGA
- a CDS encoding excalibur calcium-binding domain-containing protein — translation MTDPGDAGYGSHLDRDGDGIACE, via the coding sequence TTGACAGACCCTGGCGATGCGGGGTACGGATCACACCTCGACCGTGATGGCGACGGCATCGCCTGCGAGTAA
- a CDS encoding inositol monophosphatase family protein, with protein MIAVGDYGTGLDGPERNRVALATHAHLAEQAQRVRMLGSAAVDLALVADGTLDATITLGNHDWDMAAGVVLAREAGAIVMDTDGSPHTPASLTTIATTPGLRDALLDILKTTTTGTPWAATAAESGRPGPGRANGGAGVETRSGILG; from the coding sequence ATGATCGCCGTCGGCGACTACGGGACCGGCCTCGACGGCCCCGAGCGCAACCGCGTCGCCCTCGCCACCCACGCGCACCTCGCCGAACAGGCACAGCGCGTGCGCATGCTCGGGTCCGCCGCCGTGGATCTGGCCCTCGTCGCCGACGGCACCCTCGACGCCACCATCACCCTGGGCAACCACGACTGGGACATGGCCGCGGGCGTCGTCCTCGCCCGCGAGGCCGGCGCCATCGTCATGGACACCGACGGCAGCCCGCACACCCCCGCCTCGCTCACCACCATCGCGACGACGCCCGGCCTACGCGACGCCCTCCTGGACATCCTGAAGACCACCACCACAGGCACCCCATGGGCGGCCACAGCGGCTGAGTCTGGGCGCCCGGGGCCAGGCAGGGCAAATGGGGGCGCAGGCGTCGAAACCCGCTCCGGCATTCTTGGATGA
- a CDS encoding uridine kinase, producing MNEHPSPPVLLIGGGAGSGKTALARALAENIPGAGLIHLDLCYHNDPNLAPSVPRFDGPGRVVDFSNPAALDLARIRTALDHQSDAALIIVEGIFALTLPELTPPATWTVYVDTPADIRIVRKTLRKLEEGRDVKPGLLGYLASARSYARHVRPTRDMAQLVLDGTLPLPDLVAQVEKHLSGN from the coding sequence GTGAACGAGCACCCCTCGCCCCCCGTTCTGCTCATCGGCGGCGGCGCCGGCTCCGGCAAGACCGCCCTTGCCCGCGCCCTCGCCGAGAACATTCCCGGCGCCGGCCTGATCCACCTCGACCTCTGCTACCACAACGACCCGAATCTGGCACCAAGCGTTCCTCGCTTCGATGGCCCGGGCCGGGTGGTCGACTTCAGTAACCCCGCAGCTCTCGACCTCGCGCGGATCCGCACCGCCCTCGACCACCAGTCTGATGCGGCATTGATCATCGTGGAGGGGATCTTCGCTCTCACCCTTCCCGAACTCACCCCGCCGGCCACGTGGACCGTGTACGTCGACACACCGGCTGACATTCGAATCGTCCGCAAAACCCTCCGCAAGCTCGAAGAGGGCAGAGACGTGAAACCCGGGCTGCTGGGCTATCTCGCCAGCGCCAGATCCTACGCGCGTCATGTCCGACCCACACGCGACATGGCGCAACTCGTCCTCGACGGAACCCTCCCCCTGCCCGACCTCGTCGCACAGGTGGAGAAGCACCTCTCCGGAAACTGA
- a CDS encoding ricin-type beta-trefoil lectin domain protein, protein MAIALRKTLALTTLALTASLLPAAGTQAAAAVPALRAPGLYCLANAWNTPNVSTKPCDPKDQGQHWTLAGHQIFLTNAPAYCLANTWNAADVSVKPCNPKDQGQYWNVAGQQIALSYAPAYCFANAWSTPNVSTKPCDVKDQGQRWVIFKDQISLAAA, encoded by the coding sequence ATGGCAATCGCCCTTCGCAAGACGCTCGCTCTCACGACGCTGGCACTGACCGCTTCCCTCCTGCCGGCCGCCGGGACGCAGGCCGCCGCCGCCGTCCCGGCTCTGCGTGCGCCCGGGCTCTACTGCCTGGCGAATGCCTGGAACACCCCGAACGTCTCCACGAAGCCGTGCGACCCGAAGGACCAAGGCCAGCACTGGACCCTTGCGGGCCACCAGATCTTCCTGACCAACGCCCCGGCCTACTGCCTCGCCAACACCTGGAACGCCGCGGACGTCTCGGTGAAGCCGTGCAACCCGAAAGACCAGGGACAGTACTGGAATGTTGCGGGTCAGCAGATCGCCCTCTCCTACGCGCCGGCCTATTGCTTCGCCAATGCCTGGAGCACCCCGAACGTCTCGACCAAGCCGTGCGACGTGAAGGACCAGGGCCAGCGCTGGGTGATCTTCAAGGACCAGATCAGCCTCGCAGCCGCCTGA
- a CDS encoding IS256 family transposase has product MTSNNVTETVEPSEAVPSKSVDDRLIDELVGRAQAEGLQLTGEGGLLQQLTKRLLESALEGEITDHLGYDKHDPAGKNGGNSRNGTRAKTVLTEVGPVQIAVPRDREGSFEPKIVKKRQKRLSGVDEMVISLAAKGLTTGEVQAHLAEVYGAEVSRQTISTITDKVLEGMAEWQNRPLDAVYPVIFIDAIHVKVRDGAVANRPIYVALAVTAEGRREILGLWAGDGGEGAKHWMHILTEVKNRGVNDVLMLVCDGLKGLPDAVETVWPRTVVQTCVVHLLRNSFRYAARQDWDKIAKLLKPVYTAATEEAALDRFAEFADTWGKKYPAIVRLWENAWEEFTPFLCFDTEIRRIVCTTNAIESVNARIRRAVKARGHFPNEQAALKCVYMAIMSLDPTGKGQARWTMRWKTALNAFDITFDGRLSAARQ; this is encoded by the coding sequence ATGACCAGCAACAACGTGACCGAGACCGTCGAGCCGTCTGAGGCGGTGCCGTCGAAGTCCGTGGACGACCGGCTGATCGACGAGCTCGTGGGTCGGGCTCAGGCCGAGGGCCTGCAGCTGACCGGTGAGGGCGGGCTGCTCCAGCAGCTGACGAAGCGACTGCTGGAGTCCGCTCTCGAGGGCGAGATCACCGACCACCTCGGCTATGACAAGCACGATCCCGCTGGGAAGAACGGCGGCAACTCACGCAACGGCACCCGGGCCAAGACCGTGCTGACCGAGGTCGGCCCGGTTCAGATAGCCGTGCCCCGCGACCGCGAGGGTTCCTTCGAGCCGAAGATCGTCAAGAAGCGGCAGAAGCGTCTTTCCGGCGTGGACGAGATGGTCATCTCGCTTGCCGCGAAGGGTCTAACGACCGGTGAGGTCCAGGCTCACCTGGCCGAGGTCTACGGCGCCGAGGTGTCGCGCCAGACGATCTCCACGATCACTGACAAGGTCCTCGAGGGCATGGCCGAGTGGCAGAACCGGCCCCTGGACGCCGTCTATCCGGTGATCTTCATCGACGCGATCCACGTGAAGGTCCGCGACGGTGCGGTGGCCAACCGGCCCATCTATGTGGCTCTGGCCGTCACGGCCGAGGGCCGGCGGGAAATCCTCGGGCTGTGGGCCGGCGACGGCGGTGAGGGCGCCAAGCACTGGATGCACATCCTCACCGAGGTCAAGAACCGAGGCGTGAACGACGTCCTCATGCTCGTCTGCGACGGGCTAAAGGGCCTGCCCGACGCGGTCGAGACCGTCTGGCCCCGCACGGTCGTGCAGACCTGCGTGGTCCACCTGCTGCGGAACTCCTTCCGCTATGCCGCCCGCCAGGACTGGGACAAGATCGCCAAGCTTCTCAAGCCCGTCTACACCGCGGCGACCGAGGAAGCCGCACTCGACCGGTTCGCCGAGTTCGCCGACACCTGGGGCAAGAAGTATCCGGCGATCGTGCGGCTCTGGGAGAACGCGTGGGAAGAGTTCACCCCGTTCCTCTGCTTCGACACCGAGATCCGCCGCATCGTCTGCACGACCAACGCCATCGAGTCCGTGAACGCCCGGATCCGCCGGGCGGTCAAGGCCCGCGGTCACTTCCCCAACGAGCAGGCCGCCCTGAAGTGCGTCTACATGGCAATCATGTCCCTGGACCCCACCGGCAAGGGCCAGGCCCGCTGGACCATGCGCTGGAAGACCGCACTGAACGCCTTCGACATCACCTTCGACGGCCGGCTCTCCGCAGCACGTCAGTAA
- a CDS encoding 3-dehydroquinate synthase, which yields MVIPQARAEGIRVTPRGDGLTAHVTRQDTTHIQVSDSGFVSTVAQLARRGDFILLDGGVHEAWAGALEPALTPGRFLVVPPGEAGKSLARAERIITALHEAGVDRRTTLTAVGGGVLCDLSGLVAALYFRGVRAVYVPTTLLAMIDAAIGGKTGVNHPRQKNLIGVFSHPAEVHIRLDSLATLPLPQLTAAYGEALKIAIVDDPDLFELLAGPRGNQPVTPVLRTIVRRCVARKLQLLGSNAFERDLERSLNLGHTVAHPLEDITAFRISHGAAVGIGIAVASHISHARGLLTTTDFQRILNAMDHLGLPVMDRDFDEQRLADRVRDLTLQRGGISLHYVLPTAIGKVAFTDSVATTELLAAVTGLRTRQRGSL from the coding sequence ATGGTCATCCCTCAGGCCCGGGCGGAAGGCATTCGTGTCACGCCCCGCGGCGACGGTCTGACCGCGCACGTCACGCGGCAGGACACCACGCACATTCAGGTCAGCGACAGCGGCTTCGTGAGCACGGTCGCCCAGCTGGCCCGCCGGGGAGACTTCATTCTTCTCGACGGGGGCGTACACGAGGCCTGGGCGGGCGCCTTGGAGCCGGCCCTGACCCCGGGGCGCTTCCTGGTGGTTCCGCCCGGCGAGGCAGGCAAGAGCCTGGCCCGGGCCGAGCGGATCATCACCGCTCTCCACGAGGCCGGAGTCGACAGACGGACCACGCTGACCGCCGTCGGAGGCGGAGTGCTCTGTGACCTCTCCGGCCTGGTCGCGGCCCTCTACTTCCGGGGTGTGCGTGCCGTCTACGTACCCACCACCCTGCTGGCGATGATCGACGCCGCGATCGGTGGCAAGACGGGCGTCAACCATCCCCGCCAGAAGAATCTCATCGGAGTCTTCTCGCATCCTGCCGAGGTCCACATCCGTCTGGACTCGCTGGCCACACTGCCCCTGCCTCAGCTGACGGCCGCCTACGGCGAGGCGCTCAAGATCGCCATCGTCGACGACCCGGATCTCTTCGAGCTGCTGGCTGGACCGCGGGGCAACCAGCCCGTCACCCCTGTCCTGCGGACAATCGTGCGGCGGTGCGTAGCCCGAAAGCTGCAACTGCTCGGCTCGAACGCCTTCGAGCGCGACCTGGAGCGCTCTCTCAACCTCGGGCACACCGTTGCCCACCCCCTGGAGGACATCACCGCCTTCCGGATCTCCCACGGAGCGGCGGTCGGCATCGGTATCGCCGTGGCCTCGCACATCTCTCACGCCCGCGGGCTGCTCACCACGACGGACTTCCAGCGGATCCTGAACGCGATGGACCACCTCGGCCTACCCGTCATGGACCGGGACTTCGACGAGCAGCGCCTGGCGGACCGAGTCCGCGACCTCACCCTCCAACGGGGAGGAATCTCCCTGCACTACGTCCTGCCCACGGCCATCGGCAAGGTCGCCTTCACCGACAGTGTCGCCACCACCGAGCTCTTGGCCGCCGTGACCGGCCTGCGCACCCGTCAGAGAGGATCCCTGTGA
- a CDS encoding nitrilase-related carbon-nitrogen hydrolase → MTQPIRIVFRSTRRDAPAVGEGLRVALYQGQGPVGSREAVQQNLDRLAEVTALAAAYDCQVVVFPEKYTTGYAIDPGQCRELAEHREGPSIDRVRLAAKENGLAVVLPYPERDGSDFYDSISVISADGQVAANYRKTHLYGAAERRNYSFGQELPPLVTINGITVGVLNCYECEFPPLYQYLAEHGAQIVLGPTAADGHFRLADGTMSRVPYQDATRHILPAMASIWRLFVAYANRRGWEQVPAGAWQYQGNSGIWGPDGEPLVAATAEDRHHDCLLIADCLPATIPPFSPEGHHTTDNRLALNPLLRPAH, encoded by the coding sequence ATGACGCAGCCCATTCGTATCGTGTTCCGCTCCACACGCCGTGACGCGCCCGCTGTCGGCGAGGGTCTGCGGGTGGCGCTGTACCAGGGCCAGGGGCCGGTCGGCAGCCGAGAGGCAGTCCAGCAGAACCTGGACCGGCTGGCCGAGGTCACCGCACTGGCCGCGGCCTACGACTGCCAGGTGGTGGTGTTTCCGGAGAAGTACACCACCGGCTACGCCATCGACCCCGGCCAGTGCCGGGAACTGGCAGAACACCGCGAGGGCCCCTCGATCGACCGGGTCCGCCTGGCCGCCAAGGAGAACGGCCTGGCCGTGGTCCTGCCCTACCCCGAACGCGACGGAAGCGACTTCTACGACTCCATCAGCGTGATCTCCGCCGATGGACAGGTGGCTGCCAACTACCGCAAGACCCACTTGTACGGGGCTGCCGAACGACGCAACTACTCCTTCGGCCAGGAACTGCCGCCCCTCGTCACGATCAACGGCATCACGGTAGGCGTACTGAACTGCTACGAGTGCGAGTTCCCGCCGCTCTACCAGTACCTCGCCGAGCACGGCGCGCAGATCGTGCTGGGCCCCACCGCCGCCGACGGCCACTTCCGACTGGCCGACGGCACCATGAGCCGGGTTCCCTACCAGGACGCCACCCGCCACATCCTCCCCGCCATGGCCAGCATCTGGCGTCTGTTCGTCGCCTACGCCAACCGCCGCGGCTGGGAACAAGTCCCCGCCGGCGCCTGGCAGTACCAGGGAAACTCCGGCATCTGGGGACCCGACGGCGAACCCCTGGTAGCCGCCACCGCCGAAGACCGCCACCACGACTGCCTCCTGATCGCCGACTGCCTGCCCGCGACCATCCCGCCCTTCAGCCCCGAAGGACACCACACCACCGACAACCGCCTCGCCCTCAACCCGCTCCTGCGCCCCGCCCACTGA
- a CDS encoding flavoprotein, producing MSHRAKHLLLGISGSSAATATPELVAEAADHADRITVVATPTAAGLFLADGLPFPLFTDELWKAETENPLHVRLLEEVDWFVVAPATATTLARVATGAADTLLAALILAHGPGIYFQPSMNLRMWNNPATRRNIASLTADGHHILPTEPTESLTSDEPTAVGAIPGTVLSAAASHRGRHAM from the coding sequence ATGAGCCACAGGGCCAAACATCTCCTGCTCGGCATCAGCGGATCCAGCGCGGCAACGGCCACACCGGAACTCGTCGCGGAAGCCGCCGACCACGCCGACCGCATCACCGTCGTCGCGACACCCACCGCGGCCGGCCTGTTTCTTGCCGACGGCCTCCCCTTTCCGCTCTTCACGGATGAACTCTGGAAGGCCGAGACCGAGAACCCCCTGCACGTAAGGCTCTTGGAGGAAGTCGACTGGTTCGTCGTGGCACCCGCCACGGCGACGACCCTCGCCCGGGTGGCCACCGGAGCCGCCGACACCCTCCTCGCCGCGCTCATCCTGGCTCACGGCCCCGGAATCTATTTCCAGCCCTCCATGAACCTGCGCATGTGGAACAACCCGGCCACCCGGCGGAACATCGCCTCACTCACGGCGGACGGCCACCACATTCTGCCCACCGAACCCACCGAATCCCTCACCAGCGACGAACCGACCGCGGTGGGCGCCATTCCCGGAACGGTCCTCTCCGCGGCGGCCTCGCACCGCGGCCGCCACGCCATGTAG
- a CDS encoding inositol monophosphatase family protein produces the protein MVTNVDLATEHEARATLLNAAPGIGFVGEEEGGDADADTYWIIDPVDGTANFIRGLPLCGISLALVHHGVPVLGVIHLPLIGRRYWAAQGMSAYRTADASTPPTPARCPRR, from the coding sequence ATGGTCACCAACGTCGACCTCGCCACCGAACACGAGGCCCGGGCAACCCTCCTGAACGCGGCCCCCGGCATCGGCTTCGTCGGCGAAGAAGAGGGCGGAGACGCCGACGCCGACACCTACTGGATCATCGACCCGGTCGACGGCACCGCCAACTTCATCCGCGGCCTGCCGCTGTGCGGGATCTCCCTCGCGCTCGTCCACCACGGCGTGCCCGTCCTCGGCGTGATCCACCTGCCCCTGATCGGCCGCCGCTACTGGGCCGCCCAGGGCATGAGCGCGTACCGGACGGCCGACGCATCCACGCCGCCAACACCAGCACGCTGCCCGAGGCGATGA
- a CDS encoding DNA-binding transcriptional regulator → MNSESHSRLRTGLISGFVLRAARTSIPATQQGLAELLAVDLATVQGWESGRRPLAHMRAGALLGMRRRLAVLGAGPSVLALLDPAMDADRIITAVLASGDDAPHPLGEWVHNRQTAHMLAWALTGTAPSSMANLLAAPRRGPAATAPLLDADARRVFFDRLRNTAETASRTDTGGILLQRQALYLSSYDRSPQAVAWTAHTLHAGRGALTGRGWTPRWAEARSTAAALARLGDPVPLWDFIERAMADDDDGEAANLNYWAYWLGVAHQPQADDAFMRDRDLTGLDPVALLRALADGMHFAPGYVDLYTHSMWSLLHAHPWLPEALPSLSVSLARRLDRLLDEGGISPRSRRELASIHYVLHQNR, encoded by the coding sequence ATGAACAGCGAATCGCATTCGCGCTTACGCACGGGTCTCATCAGCGGCTTCGTACTGCGCGCCGCCCGGACGTCGATCCCGGCCACCCAACAGGGTCTCGCCGAGCTCTTGGCGGTGGATCTGGCGACCGTGCAGGGCTGGGAGTCGGGACGCCGGCCCCTGGCGCACATGAGGGCCGGCGCGCTCCTCGGCATGCGCCGCCGACTGGCCGTGCTGGGAGCCGGCCCGAGCGTCCTCGCTCTCCTGGACCCCGCGATGGACGCCGACCGCATCATCACGGCCGTCCTCGCCTCCGGCGACGATGCCCCACATCCCCTCGGCGAGTGGGTCCACAACCGCCAGACCGCCCACATGCTCGCCTGGGCGCTCACCGGCACCGCGCCATCCTCCATGGCCAACCTCCTTGCCGCGCCCCGCAGAGGCCCGGCCGCCACCGCACCGCTCCTCGACGCCGACGCCCGGCGCGTCTTCTTCGACCGGTTGCGGAACACAGCCGAGACCGCCTCCCGGACCGACACCGGCGGAATCCTGCTGCAACGTCAAGCCCTCTACCTGTCCTCCTACGACCGCTCCCCGCAGGCGGTGGCATGGACCGCGCACACCCTGCACGCCGGGCGCGGAGCACTGACCGGACGCGGGTGGACGCCGCGCTGGGCCGAAGCCCGCTCGACCGCTGCCGCTCTCGCCCGTCTGGGCGACCCGGTGCCTCTGTGGGACTTCATCGAGCGGGCGATGGCCGACGACGACGACGGCGAGGCCGCGAACCTGAACTACTGGGCGTACTGGCTTGGCGTCGCCCACCAGCCGCAGGCCGACGACGCGTTCATGCGCGATCGGGACCTCACCGGCCTGGATCCCGTCGCCCTCCTACGGGCCCTCGCCGACGGCATGCACTTCGCCCCCGGCTACGTCGACCTCTACACGCATTCGATGTGGTCGCTGCTGCACGCGCACCCCTGGCTGCCCGAGGCCCTCCCGTCCTTGTCGGTGTCGCTCGCCCGGCGGCTGGACAGACTCCTGGACGAAGGCGGGATCTCGCCGAGATCCAGACGTGAACTCGCCTCCATCCACTACGTTTTGCACCAGAACCGATGA
- a CDS encoding DUF6415 family natural product biosynthesis protein codes for MPELTVARADGTTTALPVDVTLISETISLVLASRDWTPDRTVCAAWHRWLAGHLRLLAPIAVEQAPHWSDPEHMRLVEVTAAAVAKNLEGGLPADRHTAYVHVQELARECLGLLGLVLDQPRGGR; via the coding sequence GTGCCCGAGCTGACCGTGGCCCGTGCCGACGGCACCACCACCGCCCTGCCGGTCGACGTGACCCTGATCAGCGAGACGATCTCCCTGGTCCTGGCGTCCCGGGACTGGACTCCAGACCGGACGGTGTGCGCGGCCTGGCATCGCTGGCTCGCGGGACACCTGCGTCTCCTCGCCCCGATCGCCGTGGAGCAGGCCCCGCACTGGAGCGATCCGGAGCACATGCGCCTGGTGGAGGTGACGGCCGCGGCTGTGGCCAAGAACCTTGAGGGCGGACTTCCCGCCGACCGGCACACCGCGTACGTCCACGTTCAGGAGCTGGCCCGCGAATGCCTGGGGCTTCTCGGGCTCGTCTTGGACCAGCCGCGGGGCGGGCGATGA
- a CDS encoding HD family hydrolase: protein MADETANAQGTAGFVFEMGVLKNAKRTGWWFTGNNNPESIAEHSFRVGIIGSVLAMMEGADAGKVALMCLFHDTQETRLGDIPHIGRRYIEAATNQTVTADQVSAAHPSVQAGVQRIVDEYESGSSLEVLVAHDADKLECLVQAVEYRAQGYAEVQDWIDTSLASLKTASAQALAEAALTMPPLQWRRTFLER from the coding sequence ATGGCAGACGAGACGGCGAACGCGCAGGGCACGGCCGGATTCGTCTTCGAGATGGGTGTCTTGAAGAACGCGAAGCGCACCGGTTGGTGGTTCACCGGGAACAACAACCCGGAGTCGATCGCCGAGCACAGCTTCCGCGTCGGGATCATCGGCTCCGTTCTCGCGATGATGGAAGGCGCGGACGCCGGCAAGGTCGCGCTGATGTGCCTGTTCCACGACACACAGGAGACCCGCCTCGGCGACATCCCGCACATCGGCCGCCGCTACATCGAAGCCGCCACGAACCAGACCGTGACCGCGGACCAGGTCTCCGCCGCCCACCCGTCGGTCCAGGCCGGTGTGCAGCGGATCGTGGACGAGTACGAGAGCGGAAGCTCCCTCGAAGTCCTCGTTGCCCACGACGCCGACAAGCTGGAGTGCCTGGTGCAGGCGGTGGAGTACCGGGCGCAGGGGTACGCCGAGGTCCAGGACTGGATCGACACCTCTCTTGCCAGCCTGAAGACGGCCTCGGCGCAGGCTCTGGCGGAGGCCGCGCTGACGATGCCGCCGCTCCAGTGGCGCCGCACCTTCCTGGAACGCTGA
- a CDS encoding lamin tail domain-containing protein: MSVSSTTRRIGATVLAAGAIVSAAALPAIAADRGHDRHPRVEISRVQADSPGRDDHSNRSLNNEWVEIRNTTRQPVNLRGWTLRDADGNRYRFHDIRIAGRGTIRVHTGTGRDSRTDVFQGKREYIWGNRGDTATLRDDRGRTVDTESWGRRP; encoded by the coding sequence ATGTCTGTTTCCTCGACCACCCGCCGCATCGGCGCCACTGTCCTGGCCGCCGGCGCGATCGTGTCCGCCGCCGCGCTCCCCGCCATCGCGGCGGACCGGGGTCACGACCGGCACCCGCGGGTGGAGATCTCCCGTGTCCAGGCCGACAGCCCCGGACGTGACGACCACTCCAACCGCTCCCTGAACAACGAGTGGGTGGAGATCCGCAACACCACCCGCCAGCCCGTGAACCTCCGCGGCTGGACTCTGCGTGACGCGGACGGGAACCGCTACCGCTTCCACGACATCCGCATCGCCGGTCGCGGCACGATCCGCGTCCACACCGGGACCGGCCGCGACTCCCGCACCGACGTCTTCCAGGGCAAGCGCGAGTACATCTGGGGCAACCGCGGTGACACCGCCACCCTGCGCGACGATCGCGGCCGCACCGTCGACACCGAGTCCTGGGGCCGCCGCCCGTGA
- a CDS encoding PRC-barrel domain containing protein: MYAQDSGYMSRQSLVGFTVEAADGVIGHVDRQQDQPGRQHLVVDTGVWVFGRSVLIPAGAVTVIDTETQTVKVAPSREQIKAAPRFATDSDTADHRYLSAVGNYYLSL; this comes from the coding sequence ATGTACGCGCAGGACAGCGGATATATGTCGCGGCAGTCTTTGGTGGGTTTCACCGTGGAGGCCGCTGATGGCGTCATCGGGCACGTGGACCGTCAGCAGGATCAGCCCGGCAGGCAACATCTGGTGGTCGATACCGGCGTGTGGGTGTTCGGCCGGAGCGTGCTGATCCCGGCGGGTGCCGTCACCGTCATCGACACCGAAACGCAGACGGTGAAGGTCGCACCGAGCCGCGAGCAGATCAAAGCCGCTCCGCGGTTCGCCACTGACAGCGATACAGCCGACCACCGCTATCTGTCTGCGGTCGGCAACTACTACCTCTCCCTGTGA